One window from the genome of Raphanus sativus cultivar WK10039 unplaced genomic scaffold, ASM80110v3 Scaffold1154, whole genome shotgun sequence encodes:
- the LOC130503814 gene encoding uncharacterized protein LOC130503814 has translation MRQTEVSRFGRLTFRLNICFDHRKSPKWRRKQMRKRLEAKDENEEEVKKRVEMMKAAAQAWLSRSQNSESNVLEFEEARRKQAFVRGKPSRFKMEEALLSTATKKHPHPSFLVWEYGQSLWDPYEILSVYKKLERALTLEEYNFSADNAIKKKKNRDSRNSLKSLRTSSSSRRFLTNS, from the coding sequence atgaGACAGACAGAAGTTAGTAGATTCGGAAGGCTGACGTTTCGCCTTAATATTTGCTTCGATCACAGAAAGTCTCCCAAATGGAGAAGAAAACAGATGAGGAAGAGACTAGAGGCTAAAGatgaaaacgaagaagaagtcAAGAAGAGAGTAGAGATGATGAAAGCAGCCGCACAGGCTTGGCTCAGCCGCTCACAGAACTCAGAAAGCAATGTTCTGGAGTTCGAGGAGGCGCGAAGAAAGCAAGCTTTCGTCAGAGGTAAACCTTCACGTTTCAAAATGGAGGAGGCATTGTTGTCTACTGCAACAAAGAAGCATCCTCATCCCTCGTTCTTGGTGTGGGAATACGGACAATCTTTGTGGGATCCGTACGAGATTCTTTCCGTCTATAAGAAACTGGAACGCGCACTCACGTTAGAAGAATATAATTTCTCTGCGGATAATgccatcaagaagaagaagaacagggACAGCAGAAACAGCCTTAAGAGTTTGCGTACTAGTTCGTCTTCGAGGAGATTTTTAACAAACTCATGA